CAGCGGAGTTCGGCCATCTGGCGATGGGTCTCCTGGCGCTGGCGGGCCAGCGCGCCGGCCAACTCGGCCTCGCCGTGCAGGACGTCGGCGACCGCCGGCAGGGCCAGGCCCAGTGCCCGCAGCCGCCGGACCGTCCGCAGCCGCTCCAACGCCCCGGCCCCGTACCGGCGATGGCCGCCCGGGCTGCGTCCGGCCTCGGGGAGCAGCCCGGAGTCGGAGTAGAACCGGACGGTCTTGACGCTGACCCCGGCGGTCTCGGCCAGCTCGCCGATGCTGTAGCCGTCCGGCTGCCCCAAGTCGTCGGGGCCGGGGCCGGGGCCGGGGGCGTCGAGGCCGGGCACGGCGGAGCGGGCAGCGGTGGGCGCGGGGGCCGGGCGCCGGACGGTGCCGGTCATCGCGTGTCCGCGGCCCGGCGGGCCCGGGCGGCGGTCTGCCGTCCATGCGGCGACAGCGGTTCTTCCGGCCACGACGGTGTGTTCATCCGGACCTTCCCCCTTGCGTACGGATCTCCAGCATGCCGCAGACCCGTCCCGGGGGTTGGGCGGGTGGCCGGGAGGGGGCCGGTCGCACGGGGTGACTGCTCGTCCCGTCCCGGCTCTTCGGGCTCGGGACGGCGGTCCGGTCCTCGGGTCGGTCTTCGGGTCGGGGGTCGGCGCCGACCGGGTCCGGCCGTCAGGAGGCCCACGGCGGGGTGAACACCGAGCCGTCGGGGAGGGTGGCGGTGAGCCCGGTGCTGGTGGTCACCCAGGCCCGGGCCGGCCGGTCGTCGGGGTTGTCTACCTTCAGGACGGTGCCGGCCGGGACGATCGCGGTGTCACCGGGCAGCACCTTGCGTTCCTCGTCGTCGAGGGTGATCAGCAGGGAGCCGCTGAGCAGCAGCAGGATCTCTTCGCGTCCGACGGTGTGCGGCACGCCCACGCTGCCGGCGGGGACGTCCAGCCGCCAGGCGCACAGTTCGGTGCTGCCGGAGGCGGTGGACGCGTAGGAGGTGAAGCGGGCGCCGTGGATCTCGTGGACGGTGGCGGCGTCGGCGGGGACGAAGGGCATGGGCGGGTTCCTCTTCCGGGCGGTCGAGCAAAGTAGTCAAGCGGATTGACTATATGGTCAAGGAGATTGACCACCCTGTCAAGCGCTCTGGCAGACTCCTCGGCATGACCGAGAACGCCGACAGCTCCCTCGTCCCGCTGATCCTCGGCCTGGCCACCGACCTCCTGCAGACCATCGACGCCGGCGTCCGGGCCCGCGGCTTCGACGACATCCGCCCCGCCCACGGCTTCGCCTTCGTCCGGCTCGCCCCGGACGGTGCCGGCGTCGGCGAGATCGCCGCGCACCTGGGCGTGACCAAGCAGGCGGCCAGCCAGCTGGTCGACGAGCTCATCCGCAAGGGCTACGTCGAGCGCCGCCCGCACCCGACCGATGCCCGCGCCAGGCTCGTCGTCCTCACCGAACGCGGCTGGGCCTGCACCCGCGCCGCCGACGAGGCCGCCGCCGACGCCGTCCGCCCGTGGGCCGAGCTGCTCGGCGAGCGGCGGATCCGCGAGCTGCGCGAGGACCTCGCCCGGCTCGGCCCCACCGGGCGGATCCGCCCGGTCTGGTGACCGGCACCGGGTGCCGGCCGACCCCGCCGGGACGGACGGCGGGCGGGCGGCGGCCGGAGCCCGCACGGGTTACGGACGGGTAGGGGCAGTCGCGGCGGCCCGTGCCAGTGCGCGTACGATCGTCGCGCCATGGAGAACTCAGCCACTTCCAGCGTGTCCCGCGGTTCCGATCGCCCCGACCGCCGCACCAGCTTCACCAGCTACGTCGCCGTCGGGGACTCCTTCACCGAGGGCATGTGCGACGACGTGCTCCCGAACGGCCGATACCGCGGCTGGGCCGACCGGGTGGCCGCCCGGCTGGCCGCGGAGCAGCCCGAGGGCGCGGGATTCCGGTACGCCAACCTCGCCGTCCGCGGCAAGCTGATCGGCCAGATCCACGACGAGCAGATCGGCGAGGCGGCGGGCCTGCGCGGCGAGCTGGTCACCCTGGCCGGCGGTCTGAACGACGTCCTGCGGCCCGGCTGCGACGTCGACCGGGTGGAGGAACTCCTCGGCAGGTCCGCCGCCGCGCTGCTCGACTCCGGCGCCGTCGTCGTGCTCTTCACCAGCACCGATCCGACCCGCCGGATGGGCGGCAGCGCCCGGCTGCTGCCCCCGATCCTGCGGATGAAGGCCTTCGTGGAGGGGCTCGCCGCCGATCCCCGGGTGGCTGTCGTCGACCTGTTCTCCGCCCCCTGCTTCGACGACCGCCGGCTCTGGGCCGAGGACCGCCTCCACCTCTCGCCGGAGGGCCACCGCCGGGTCGCCGAAGCCGTCCTGGAGGCCCTCGGCCGCCCGGCCACTTTCGACTGGCGGGCGCCGCTGCCGGCCGCCGCGCCCCTCGGCCGGGTCGCGAAGCTCCGCTCGGACCTGCGCTGGCTCGGCTCCCACCTCGGCCCGTGGATCGGCCGCCGGCTCACCGGCCGCTCCTCCGGCGACGGACGGACGGGTGCGCACTTCCGCCCCGAGCTGGGCCGGGTCGTCCCCACCGTGATCACCTGGCTGGGGATGCCCGCGCCGGGCGAGCGCCCCTGGGCGGAGGAACTGCCGCACGGCGCCGCCGGCGCCGGGAGCCGGTAGGCCCAGGGCGCCCGCACCCGCGCCCGCACCAGGGTCCGGCCGCGGCCTGCCCGCCCGGGCGGCCTGTCCAGGTGCCCCGGCCACCCGGGCGGGCACCCCGGGCTGTCCACCCCCGGGCACGGCCCGGCGCCCCCCGTCGCCGAACCTGTAGAGTCGCTCGGCATCGGACAGCGCGCACCCTGGGGGGACAGTGCCGGACGGCCTGCTCGTGCACCTCGTGGATCAGTTCGTCACCCGCCGGGAGCAGGTGGCGACCGCGGGGCTGTACTACCTCGCCCGGGAGTACCCGCCGGTGCGGGAGGTGCTCGGCGCGCTGTCGGCCGTGGACCCGGCCGACCGGGAGCGCCTGCTGTACCGGCCCGAGGCCGTGGCCGCCGACTCGCAGGGCCGGCCCGACATCGTCGGCGAGCGCGACGGGCAGCGCTGGGTGGTGGTCGAGGGGAAGTTCTGGGCCAAGCTGACCGCCGCGCAGCCGTGCGGCTACCTGCGCGGGGTCTCCGAGGGCGGCGTGGTGCTGTTTCTCTGCCCGAGTTCCCGGATCGAGCCGCTCTGTGCGGAGCTGGCCGAGCGGGTGCGCCAGGAGGGCCTGGGCTACGACGAGTTCACCCCGGACGGCACCGGGCTGCAGGTCATGACGACCAGCGGCAGACGGCACCTGGTGGTGGCCTCCTGGCCGGTGCTGCTGCGGCGGATCCGGGCGGCCGC
The sequence above is a segment of the Kitasatospora sp. NBC_00240 genome. Coding sequences within it:
- a CDS encoding cupin domain-containing protein, whose product is MPFVPADAATVHEIHGARFTSYASTASGSTELCAWRLDVPAGSVGVPHTVGREEILLLLSGSLLITLDDEERKVLPGDTAIVPAGTVLKVDNPDDRPARAWVTTSTGLTATLPDGSVFTPPWAS
- a CDS encoding MarR family winged helix-turn-helix transcriptional regulator; the protein is MTENADSSLVPLILGLATDLLQTIDAGVRARGFDDIRPAHGFAFVRLAPDGAGVGEIAAHLGVTKQAASQLVDELIRKGYVERRPHPTDARARLVVLTERGWACTRAADEAAADAVRPWAELLGERRIRELREDLARLGPTGRIRPVW
- a CDS encoding SGNH/GDSL hydrolase family protein — its product is MENSATSSVSRGSDRPDRRTSFTSYVAVGDSFTEGMCDDVLPNGRYRGWADRVAARLAAEQPEGAGFRYANLAVRGKLIGQIHDEQIGEAAGLRGELVTLAGGLNDVLRPGCDVDRVEELLGRSAAALLDSGAVVVLFTSTDPTRRMGGSARLLPPILRMKAFVEGLAADPRVAVVDLFSAPCFDDRRLWAEDRLHLSPEGHRRVAEAVLEALGRPATFDWRAPLPAAAPLGRVAKLRSDLRWLGSHLGPWIGRRLTGRSSGDGRTGAHFRPELGRVVPTVITWLGMPAPGERPWAEELPHGAAGAGSR